The nucleotide sequence CGCGTCAGGCATGAATTTCCTGTTCATTGGTGTATCCAAGGTAACCCTGcggatgatgatgtcataatgttGTTATCTTGGTGGGAGATGAGAGCCTGCGGTGACAGCTCGCAGACCAGCCTGCCCTTTTCAAAACACTCACTCTAGATTTGTTCAGCTAATGCAAACAGACATGAGTCAAACGTGCAGCATGCAGGTCGCTGAGAATAAATACAGATACCCGAGCGGACGATGAGGCAAAGAGTATTCAAATTTTAGGAATTAAATATATGACTATGATTATTAAATGATCTGGATAAGTCGTCTCAGACCtataagtatttttttaaatttggttTTGGTCTTCATAATGTATGCACATGATGGATATGGATATGATGATTGACAGCTGCTCTTACGGAAGAATGGCCACAGCCACGGCTCCAGACGGAAGACCGCTGTCCTCTCCAGCTAGACTTCTGCATAACTGATGGACTGCAGCTTTGGCCATGCCGTACCCGACCATACCTACAgccaaaaaatatcaaaaatcaaaGATGCAGAGTTAATAAGTGAATGCAAAACCTTACATAGTGTGCAGTTCCCTAGAAACCAGAATAATACTAAATCCACTCAGCTCTTGAGAATGTGCCAACGACACAATTTCCCTAACAATGTGTCACAGGCAACAGCTGTTGCTTTGAGGTCTGGTCAATAATCATTTGGTAGGGCGCCTCAAGCAGAGAATAAAATGGATTTTGCGATACGAAATAAACGAATTAAATTTGTTCCCTTCTACATGGCGAAAGATTTATttcatcatacagtatatatagagaCGAAAAAAGAGGTTATATCATTAATAGTTCAATTCTCTCTCAATGTTTGATGTACTTACGATAACACATTATACTCTTGCTTTCAGAACTAAAAAaatgggtccccttgcatggaatgcgccatgttgtttctacagtagccctaaacgaacaaactgctcaatagagcgcgtttcgtaaatatgttatctccttcggcaaagaagccaaaatgtgacgacatctttgttctgtgtcagccaccgtagggtgagccattggttgcaattcacaaccttacCTCTAGATGCCGCTCAAATCTgaacattgctcctttaaatcaGAGTAGCACAGATTATATTGTAATTCTGTCACAATGTGCTGCAGGCCATACAAAAGTACTGTTGTTGAAGGATGACAAAGTACATTAGATCAGACAGCAAACATGCAGTTAACATGTCACGTCAGGAAAAATGTATTCTGATAGAACTAAAAATggtcattataaaaaaattaacataggattgtttttaaaagacaaCATTACATTATAAATGGTCTTGATAGAAAAAACAAATGACATAACCGATTTAAATACTATActtttaaacactttaaatataCATAGGCTAAATGACAGCAGTGCGAACATGCTGAATATTTCAACAAACGATTACTTTAAAAGCATACTTTTGGTTCCACCTCCTCCAAAACTCTAGATGATGTTTGTTGGCTTGACATCCGGAATCAATATCCAGCCCGCTTTATTTTATAAGAGAGAACACTAGGTTTTTTTCCCCACTATGAGATTCTTTCTAAGCCTAAATGAGGCTATTTCAATAAACACCCTTCACATCCACAGAGCCAATCAGAAAGATGGGTGGAGTAGCTAATATTTGTTCACAAGTGTTCTCTAAAACATATTGCTTTTAGTGAATTTCGTATTTTCTGGCAGTTTCAGTGACACTGAATGACCTCTCAGGTTCAAGCCTGAATGAACATTGATCACGTTCCGTTCCTCGAGATACAGCTTAACTTGTCTTTGGTATGTCTGATATCCAGACTGAACTTAAAACGCTTTACTGACTTCTAACCCAACTTCTATCACATGATGTTGATCTTTTGCAGTTGTAAGTCCCATCAGAAATATTTACAAGAGATCACTCGTCTATCTGAACACCAAACATCCCAACAACAGGTTCCCTTCATGAAAAGCGTGTTCCTAACAAAGCAGTGTTCAACGCTGCAGGGCATTTCCTGTCTAAATCACTTCTGTGTGGGTACAGAATACAAACTCAAAACACAgaccacatgtgctttcatctTCCAAAAGAATGCTGACTCATGCCCCCTCCCCCTGgactctcagccaatcagagcagtCGTTTCAGGGTGCTGATGTGGAGAGTTGTGAATAGGCTGAAGGCTGCTTCTATTGTTCTCTGTTGAGTATAGTCACTAACTACATTTTCACCACACGTATTGAAAGTTTTGAGTCTGAGCTATGAAAAGGTTTGAGAGAAAAGGCAATTGGGAAAACTTACACAGTACAATAAACGTGACAGACAATTCAAAGCCAATATAAACTTTCAATGACTGTTGAATAATGCCTTTTTGTCCACCTAAGGGAAAATGTCAATATCATAAAGAAAATTTGATTTAGCCACTGTTTCTTTTAAACTTCACACAATAAACATCAGATTATGATGTGTccttaggaaaacaaacactgaAATTGCATTTACTGCACAAAGCATTgtgtattgtactgtatataaggTCACACTTATTGAATAAAGCTCAATGCTCACAATTCAATTACAAATCATTGTATTGTTGTTTTGTAGCTCCTGTGGAGACACATTTTCCAGTGGATGGCAGATCTCAGGAGTATAATAATAGATGGTCTTACCTGGAGTGCCGGCCACTGAGGCCTTCGCTCCAGAGAGGGTCAACAAGCCTCCTGGCTTCAGATGCAGTGAGGCAAGATGACTGGAAATGGTGGAGGTCCAGACACTCTGTTTCCACATCAAATCAGTATTTTTATACAAgtctaaagaaagaaagaaagatggagAGAATGAGAGACAGAAAAGAAGAGAGAAGGCTGACAGCATTCTGgtaaatcaaatgaaatgatTGACTCTATtggggctgtcacaatatcatgGCCAAAAGAATTCACTACAATGATCACAATAtcaattgaaatgttttttaaacagaaataaattatGCTATCAgttaaattcatctttaatttagtCTATTTTTGTGCTTTTGGTCAGTAAATCACGCTCAAAATACATTAATGCAAAACTTTAACctggtgctgaattatttacgatattaaaatatttgtaggatttaaagggatagttcacccaaaaaaatgaaaattctgcaatcatttcctcaccctcttgtcatttcaaacctgttctactttctttcttatgcagaacaagaaagaaaatattttgaagaacgttgataaccgaaacaacagcggtacccattgacttgcactgtttttgcgtccatacaaaagaagtgaatgggtaccgccgttgttcggttaccaacattctttaaaatatcttctttcatgttttgcagaagaaagaaagtcataaaggtttgaaatgacatgaggccttttaacacgatatcgatatcATGAGTTTTTACCATCAAGGTTAGTGACAATACCAGTATATGCTACCACAAATCTATAACACATTTAACATAGGTGTTAAAGCTAATGCACCGAAAATACGCATTCATTAAAATTAGTAccaaaaatgacacaagctGCTCTTACCCTTTGAGCTGCAGTTTCCACCAGCCCACCCTCCAGCCACACAAACAATGGCATCAACTTTGTGTTCCCCTAGCAACTTGCTTACATCTGATGTCACCTGTATGAAATCACACCATTGATGAGAGTTTATTGCAATTTGGTGGATAATCTGAATGAAACATGAACTCCTATGATGCATATAATGTTACAACAAAAAATCCAAATGTGTCCCAGCTGGTTGCTGCACAACTTTGACTTGTGTAGGTTAGCACAATGTTGTGCCACACAACAAAGGCTGTTATGAACCGCATTTTAAGTCAATAGCAGACACAATAGACCAATAATGAGAAAAGATTGGTTGTCCAGGACATTGGGACAGGAAATTACATTGGCGATGTAAATGGAAAGTGCCTTTCGTTGACAGCGTGACAGGCGCCTAATAAACTCTGCGTGTTGACAGACACGCATCAGTGTGACGATAACACGTTGGCTCCACCCACCTGCGCGGCTTGATCGGTGAATGACTCACAGAGCTTCACCTGGACGTTCGCGTCCGCTTCTTCATTCGATGCTATGTCGATACTGGCAACCCACttgaacataaaaataaatctgactaTAGCTATAATTACACATAGgctaaaacaatattttgcaatgaatgtcatttaaaataactgCTCACAGGTCCTGGTTAGAGTCGCGTCAACAGGTGTTAGTTTGCGCACACAAACTCACAGACTGCATAGCACGAATGAAAAGTGTTTTTGCTCACCCAGCCTTTCGacttaaaataatgcacacatGCCGAGCCGAGAGCTCCTTTCCCTCCGTACACAAGGACACGGTTCGCAGCTGCCATCGCTTTTCTTCTGCGTGAAACGGTTGGGGACAGATGATGAGTATCCTCTCAGCGCAGTGAaatgagatgagagagagagagagggagggcgggagagagggagagagagagagaatgggtgGGTGGGATACACACGCGCTTGTTTAGCGGTTAATGATTGGTTCGAACTGGTCTTCCGCCCCGACCTCAAGAGTTGTGGTACATAATAGCATTCCTTTGAAAAGATGAAACTAAAACTCGCTCCTCGTAATCATAATTGggaataatatataaaatatcgAAATCCTCTCGCTTGTCTACTGCCAACACTTTCAAATTCGTGgaccaaataaatgcaaaagatGAACTTGACGAACTCAGTATTTTAGAGTCATTTTAGTACAAAGGCATTTATTTAGCTGTTCTTGTGAAGAACTGTATCTAGAACGGTTACTGCTCTTTATACTTGCCAGATAGTCAAGTACAAAGTTCATCCATCTTTTTTGCCAAGTCATGGTGATATTACGTAATTCGGTTTGTTCACTATTCTTATCCATCTGTAAATTACCTCTAGTGAAGCAGTAAACATTTCTAGGGCAGGATTGTTGTTCCAGGcccaacaaaacatggcaaccAGGGTCATACATTATACAACAGTAGCAATCATAATTTGGGGATTTAATAAGTTTTCCATACAGTTTGTAggtaattatatttttgtgacCTGTAACACAAGCACGCACGAACACAaagaattaaaatcacaataaagAAAGGAGATCATGCtcgtaattattttaattgcaCGCATTGTATTTTTCCAATAAGCTAAATGTAGAGGGGTAACACTtggcatccgtttgttttgcatttaatgCCCCATCGCTTATATAGCTTTTGTACCACAAGAGAGCAGCATTGTCCTGTGAAGAAGCAGAGACGAGCTCAAAAGCTCATGTTTTCATGAGACGATCTTCAAATGCCTCCTACTCTGTTAGAATTAAAAGATATTAAacatagttttattattttgtccaTGTCCTCACGAAAAACAGTAAATGTAACAACTGCACTTTACATGGCAATGTATAACATACAGGACAAGTGTTGGGCATAAgcactatactgtacattatgcacTGCAGCCAGatgttaaatgacaaaaatcacCTGTCTAACTGTCAATGCATACAAATGAACAGATGTTGTTGAGGCATCTTCAAAAGAGAAGCCCATTTGTGACTTCAGATGCAGGGAAGCAAGATGAGTTCACTGCTTAGTGCTCTCAACAGGATGCATAACTCAGTTATTAAACGCAAGAGAAGCATCTGTTTGAACCCGTGCACTCTATATTTTAGTATTCATTAAAGACCATCTTCAAGCTCGGCATGCCCCCTGAGTGAGTGATAAATACCGAATACACTGTGATTTgagaacaacaacaaacacagtGTGTCTCCTTTATGACAACCACCATGTTAGTATGTCCGCTTTGACAACTACCGTATCAGTTTTATGCTCATTACTGCCAaccaaatgaacaaaataattgCAAGATAGCAACATTAATGTTGATACATTAACTAGCCAGTGAAAATACATCATCCAATTAGAAGATAAAAGTACTAAAATTAAAAGCATATATTACTATGtaaatgagttttttttaagtctAATTAAATTTATCAGCaaagaataaatataaacactaaGAATCTTCACAGCTGAGGCAGATGATGTCATCGATGAAGTCAAAATGGCTTAAATCAATggtaaaagattttaaattataacgtttttcatcatttatcccCAAAGCATCCAGAAAACATTTATcattctgtttgtgtttataaacataGTAAACAATGTTTCTGCATCGCATCTGTATCTCACCAGAGGTTCATTAGCAAAGCTCTTTTTTAGGTTTATCTGAGTGAATGTGAATTGTTATGAAGAAATGTCATGGGATTGGATCTGCTTGTCTTTGTCATATCTGTGGCCTCTTCATTTGTCTTATTGCATTATCGAGTTCATTGCTTGCTGTCATGCCTGATAATAAGATGTCATGCCTGACAGTCATGCCACTCCGGGACTCAGTTATGAAATGTGATGAATTCAATTCAATCTACCCAGACGCCCACTGAAAATCTAAATGTCACATGGATGATTTCTAATATTCAACCCATCAAATCTACAttgaaattattttctgtttgtcaAACAATACTCACCAGCATTGGATTAATTTTCCAGAAACGTTGATGTGATCATAAGAAGCCCACCACCACCAACAAAAAATTGTCATTATTGTCattgtccttccgaaaccttgaaTGTCAaattttgctgtttttcaggcaATGGAAAAAACCCTGTACTtttcaaatgattaaatactgtgttgtcaaagttgacaagcactttttaatactttttttgtttagaaacttgcaaaacccagtgacaaacataaagggtgaccaataataatgatttatggcaagaAACATATatagagatacaaggtttcagaaggacagcttTTATAAAGCGCAGTGCAATTTCATCATTTGATCTCATTTTAAGTGAATGGGATTTAGAAAGAATCCAGCCCTGAGAAATAATCTTTCTAGCGATTTAAAGTACATCTCTATTGAAGCACACTTGTACAAAAGAACTTTAGGGGTGAAGTCAGAAAATAAACCACATCACTAGCTCGCTCATCAATCCTTCTCTTGAACCTTTAATTGACACATATTGGTCTCTCGCTGCGACCCTGTAGCAAAACAGAGACGAACAAGTAAAGCATTTCTTCAGAATTTCACATGGTGGGTAATCGACATTCTATCTGAAGAGTTTTCGCGGCGCGTGTGGGGTTGTTAGATTACAATAAACTCGCTGTGTGGAAGAATGGAATCTCTTGCTGTGTGCGAAGTCTTAATGGGGCATGAACGGAAGAAAAGAGggatacaataataaaaacaacatatttgtCTGCTGCTTCTTAACAGAGACATCGGCCTATACCACCCCTGCTGTTTTCTAGTGTACATAGCCCAAAACTTACAACAACGTTTGCTGCCTGAGTAAACAATGTTTTCACTGTGTACTTTAGGcagtaaaatgtgttttactttGACATTGAACGTTCTACTTATATCCTAGAATGAGGATGCAAGAAAATGGATCATTGTGGCTTCACATTtacagtttaaagggatagtttacccagaaATCAAATTCTGTCGTTTATTCAACCATATGACTCACtttcttatgtggaacacaaaagatgatattttgtgCCTATGGAATTCAATGAAGTCCAATGTTGTTGGTTACTgacgttcttcaaaaagaaggttctgcagaagaaagaaagtcataaaggtttgaaatgacatgagggtaagtcaaataaaataaagagtatttttaaaagaatgaaagaattTCCACATTCATCTCAAGCAATAAATCAGATCTTGTAACAATGGTCAAACTCAATTCACTACTATGAGTTTCGAACGGGTCCATTTCCGTGAAATTGAGGAGGACATTATGTCCTCCTATCTGACACTGTCCTTGCGGAACAACCCCCTTTATCGCATACAGGCAGAGTGTTCATTAAATTCATAAGTGTCACGGAACAGGTTGGTCAAATGAGGCCAGGAGTTTGACAGATTTAATAAGTCTGCTGCAAACGGTGAGATGAGGTGGAGAGATTCTGAACCT is from Triplophysa rosa linkage group LG13, Trosa_1v2, whole genome shotgun sequence and encodes:
- the qdpra gene encoding quinoid dihydropteridine reductase a; the protein is MAAANRVLVYGGKGALGSACVHYFKSKGWWVASIDIASNEEADANVQVKLCESFTDQAAQVTSDVSKLLGEHKVDAIVCVAGGWAGGNCSSKDLYKNTDLMWKQSVWTSTISSHLASLHLKPGGLLTLSGAKASVAGTPGMVGYGMAKAAVHQLCRSLAGEDSGLPSGAVAVAILPVTLDTPMNRKFMPDADFGSWTPLEYIAETFYSWATGSGRPASGSLIQLVTTGG